The Streptomyces sp. CC0208 genome window below encodes:
- a CDS encoding ABC transporter ATP-binding protein produces MTHEPENGENGDDVSTPLLEIRGLSVSYRTRGGTVEAVRGVDLDVWPGQMTAVVGESGSGKSTTAHAVTRLLSANGRIDAGTVRFGRHDLATLSEAELRTVRGARIGLVPQDPTVSLNPVKRIGDQVAEVLRIHGLATRRTAPAEAVAVLDRAGLPDAATRARQYPHELSGGMRQRALIAIAIAAQPELIIADEPTSALDVTVQRVILDHLQRLTEESGTAVLLVTHDLGVAADRAHRLVVMSQGRVVEAGRTHDVLADPQDAYTRHLLASAPSMTTARTRTPASHPEPDTAPLVEARNLVKEFRLPRAGDGPRTLRAVDDVSFTLHRGQTLALVGESGSGKSTTARLVLRLADATAGQVLFDGTDVTTAKGARARQLRRRAQLVYQNPYASLDPRFAIGEVITEPLRAFKVGDRASRLARARDLLDRVALPAATLERRPAELSGGQRQRVAIARALALSPDLVVCDEPVSALDVSVQSQVLDLLAELQADTGVAYLFISHDLAVVRQIAHQVTVMRAGRVVETGPPEELFTRPRDEYTRQLLAAIPGGRVPAPAAETTTT; encoded by the coding sequence ATGACCCACGAACCCGAGAACGGCGAGAACGGTGACGACGTGAGCACCCCACTGCTGGAGATACGCGGCCTGTCGGTGTCGTACCGCACCCGGGGCGGCACGGTCGAGGCCGTCCGGGGCGTGGACCTCGACGTATGGCCGGGACAGATGACGGCGGTGGTCGGCGAGTCCGGCTCCGGCAAGAGCACCACCGCGCACGCCGTCACCCGGCTCCTGTCGGCGAACGGCCGTATCGACGCGGGCACGGTCCGCTTCGGCCGGCACGATCTCGCCACCCTGTCGGAGGCGGAACTGCGCACCGTACGCGGAGCACGGATCGGACTGGTCCCCCAGGACCCGACCGTCTCCCTCAACCCGGTCAAGCGGATCGGCGACCAGGTCGCCGAGGTGCTGCGCATCCATGGTCTGGCGACCCGCCGAACGGCCCCCGCCGAGGCGGTCGCCGTGCTGGACCGGGCCGGGCTGCCCGACGCGGCCACCCGTGCACGGCAGTACCCGCACGAACTCTCGGGCGGGATGCGCCAACGTGCGCTGATCGCCATCGCCATCGCCGCCCAGCCGGAGCTGATCATCGCCGACGAGCCCACCAGCGCGCTCGACGTGACCGTGCAGCGGGTCATCCTCGACCATCTCCAGCGCCTCACCGAGGAGTCGGGCACCGCGGTCCTGCTCGTCACCCATGATCTCGGGGTCGCCGCCGACCGGGCCCACCGACTGGTCGTGATGTCACAAGGCAGGGTCGTCGAGGCAGGCCGCACTCATGACGTCCTCGCCGATCCGCAGGACGCCTACACCCGCCACCTGCTGGCCAGCGCCCCCAGCATGACCACCGCCCGGACCCGCACCCCGGCCTCCCACCCCGAGCCGGACACGGCACCCCTGGTCGAGGCACGCAACCTGGTCAAGGAGTTCAGGCTGCCCCGCGCCGGGGACGGGCCCCGCACCCTGCGCGCCGTCGACGACGTCAGCTTCACCCTCCACCGAGGCCAGACCCTAGCCCTGGTCGGGGAGTCGGGCTCGGGCAAGTCGACCACCGCCCGCCTGGTACTCCGGCTCGCCGACGCGACCGCCGGACAGGTCCTCTTCGACGGCACCGACGTCACCACCGCCAAGGGCGCCCGGGCCAGGCAGCTGCGCCGCCGTGCCCAGCTCGTCTACCAGAACCCCTACGCCTCGCTCGACCCCCGATTCGCCATCGGCGAGGTGATCACCGAGCCGCTGCGCGCCTTCAAGGTCGGCGACCGCGCCTCCCGGCTCGCCCGGGCCCGTGATCTACTCGACCGGGTGGCCCTTCCGGCCGCGACGCTGGAGCGCCGCCCGGCGGAACTGTCCGGTGGGCAGCGGCAGCGAGTGGCGATCGCCCGTGCCCTCGCGCTCTCCCCCGATCTGGTGGTCTGCGACGAGCCGGTCTCCGCGCTCGACGTGTCCGTGCAGTCCCAAGTCCTGGACCTGCTGGCCGAGTTGCAGGCCGACACGGGCGTGGCGTACCTGTTCATCTCGCACGACCTGGCCGTCGTACGTCAGATCGCGCACCAGGTCACCGTCATGCGGGCCGGCCGCGTCGTCGAGACGGGCCCGCCGGAGGAACTGTTCACCCGCCCCCGCGACGAGTACACCCGACAGCTGCTCGCGGCCATCCCCGGCGGCCGCGTCCCCGCCCCCGCCGCCGAGACCACGACGACTTGA
- a CDS encoding GNAT family N-acetyltransferase has protein sequence MSEPGPYEVRPLDASTWDAFAELVERNNGIFGGCWCMGYHPKADRDGTSRREAKEDLVRTGRAHAALVLDEEGVAQGWCQYGSPEELPNIKNRRAYDKDAPPRPDWRITCVYVDRKHRGQGIARAALEGALDQIARAGGGLVEAVSEVTDGREAQGRFLFSATVELFEDFGFTRGRQVGKHAWVVSRVVDPA, from the coding sequence ATGTCTGAGCCCGGGCCGTACGAGGTCCGCCCGCTGGACGCGTCCACCTGGGACGCCTTCGCGGAGCTCGTCGAGCGCAACAACGGGATCTTCGGCGGGTGCTGGTGCATGGGCTACCACCCGAAGGCCGACCGCGACGGGACCAGCCGCCGGGAGGCCAAGGAGGACCTTGTGCGCACCGGCCGCGCCCACGCGGCGCTCGTTCTCGACGAGGAGGGCGTCGCGCAGGGGTGGTGCCAGTACGGCAGCCCCGAGGAACTCCCCAACATCAAGAACCGGCGCGCGTACGACAAGGACGCACCGCCGCGGCCGGACTGGCGGATCACCTGCGTCTACGTCGACCGGAAGCACCGCGGACAGGGCATTGCGCGGGCGGCGCTGGAAGGCGCCCTCGACCAGATCGCCCGAGCCGGTGGCGGCCTCGTCGAAGCCGTCTCGGAGGTGACCGACGGGCGCGAGGCGCAGGGGCGCTTCCTGTTCAGCGCGACCGTCGAACTCTTCGAAGACTTCGGGTTCACGCGCGGTCGGCAGGTCGGCAAGCATGCGTGGGTGGTGAGCAGGGTGGTCGATCCGGCGTGA
- a CDS encoding alpha/beta hydrolase, which translates to MDILLIAGLWLDGSAWDDVVPALKEFGHRPVALTLPGQGDGAGSATLEDQVAAVVAAVDAAPGKPMVVGHSAASTLAWLAADARPERVANVAFIGGFPSADGQPYADFFETKDGVMPFPGWGPFEGPDSADLDEETRGRIASAAIPVPEQVAHGTVRLADERRFDVPMLLVCPEFTPAQARDWIEAGDVPEAARARHLDLVDIGSGHWPMFTEPVELARLLAAAAADV; encoded by the coding sequence ATGGACATCCTGCTCATCGCCGGCCTGTGGCTCGACGGATCCGCCTGGGACGACGTCGTGCCCGCGCTCAAGGAATTCGGCCACCGCCCCGTGGCGCTCACCCTGCCGGGTCAGGGTGACGGAGCCGGGTCCGCCACGCTGGAGGACCAGGTCGCGGCGGTGGTCGCCGCCGTGGACGCGGCGCCCGGCAAGCCCATGGTGGTCGGGCACTCCGCCGCCAGCACCCTGGCCTGGCTTGCCGCCGACGCGCGGCCGGAGCGGGTCGCCAACGTGGCCTTCATCGGAGGCTTCCCGTCCGCCGACGGGCAGCCGTACGCCGACTTCTTCGAGACAAAGGACGGCGTGATGCCCTTTCCCGGCTGGGGCCCGTTCGAAGGACCGGACTCCGCCGACCTCGACGAGGAGACGCGCGGCCGCATCGCCTCGGCGGCGATCCCCGTACCCGAGCAGGTGGCCCACGGTACGGTGCGGCTGGCGGACGAGCGGAGGTTCGACGTCCCGATGCTGCTCGTGTGCCCCGAGTTCACCCCCGCCCAGGCCCGGGACTGGATCGAGGCGGGAGACGTGCCCGAGGCGGCCCGCGCGAGGCACCTGGACCTCGTCGACATCGGCTCGGGCCACTGGCCGATGTTCACCGAGCCGGTCGAACTCGCTCGGCTGCTGGCCGCGGCGGCCGCCGATGTCTGA